The following are encoded in a window of Gloeothece citriformis PCC 7424 genomic DNA:
- a CDS encoding ISAs1-like element ISCysp8 family transposase gives MKLRFKRTICDYFSDIKDPRLERRKRHKLIDIITITICAIISGVQQWTEIEAYGQAKSKWFKKMLELPNGIPSHDTFSRVFQILDPEELRKGFLKWVQSVYEITEGEIVPIDGKTLKGSSDMTNDQKAIHMVSAWASKNRLVLGQIKVDKKSNEITAIPTLLKLLKLKGCIVTIDAMGCQRKIVDEIVKQEADYLITVKKNQSSLYKILEELFKPTLNSKNLPPNAQVDCEDNWDHGRDERRDVTVLNNIQPVTDLSSKWKNLKSIIKVEYVQFDSKGKMKYNRRYFISSLLLDAKSFAKIIRTHWTIENQMNWVLDVQLGEDASRIRKGHSPENLAIIRHLALSLINQETTLKKSVKGKQNKAGWDNNYLSKILAI, from the coding sequence ATGAAACTTCGATTCAAAAGAACAATTTGTGATTATTTTAGTGATATTAAAGATCCGCGTCTTGAGAGAAGAAAACGTCATAAACTCATTGATATTATTACCATTACCATCTGTGCGATTATCTCAGGAGTCCAACAGTGGACTGAAATTGAAGCCTACGGACAAGCTAAATCGAAATGGTTCAAAAAAATGTTAGAATTACCAAATGGTATCCCTTCGCATGATACATTTTCGAGGGTTTTTCAAATTCTCGACCCCGAAGAATTACGAAAAGGCTTTTTGAAATGGGTGCAATCAGTTTATGAAATAACTGAAGGGGAAATCGTTCCCATTGATGGGAAAACTTTAAAAGGTTCTTCCGATATGACTAATGACCAAAAAGCGATCCACATGGTGAGTGCATGGGCGAGTAAAAATAGATTAGTTTTAGGGCAAATCAAAGTTGATAAAAAATCCAATGAAATAACGGCTATTCCCACTTTGTTAAAACTGCTAAAATTAAAAGGATGTATTGTCACTATCGATGCTATGGGGTGTCAAAGAAAAATTGTTGACGAAATTGTTAAGCAAGAAGCTGACTATTTAATTACGGTTAAAAAGAATCAATCAAGTTTATATAAAATCTTAGAAGAACTTTTTAAGCCAACTTTAAATTCTAAAAATTTGCCCCCTAACGCTCAAGTCGATTGTGAAGATAATTGGGATCATGGAAGGGATGAGAGACGAGACGTTACGGTACTTAACAATATTCAGCCGGTGACGGATTTATCGTCAAAATGGAAAAATTTGAAATCGATTATTAAAGTTGAGTATGTTCAGTTTGACTCCAAGGGGAAAATGAAATATAATAGAAGATATTTTATTAGTAGTTTGCTCTTAGATGCTAAGTCGTTTGCTAAAATTATTCGGACTCATTGGACGATAGAAAATCAAATGAATTGGGTTCTTGACGTACAATTGGGCGAAGATGCTTCAAGAATAAGAAAAGGGCATTCTCCGGAAAATTTGGCAATTATTAGGCATTTGGCTTTAAGTTTAATTAACCAAGAAACTACTCTTAAAAAATCAGTTAAAGGTAAACAAAATAAAGCGGGATGGGATAACAATTATCTTAGCAAAATTTTAGCTATCTGA
- a CDS encoding IS4 family transposase has protein sequence MKSGKKVNRAKVFEKKESYKWVEAIQKVSSIFQEVSEVEQPKVIHIFDREGDIAEVFAEVQRAEKCGFLVRAAHNRSLNEEENYLWKYVQNQPVSFEREISLTNNHKRKKRIAHLEVRFCQVKLRSPQRLKETNGFKIYAVYAKEINPLDGEEPINWMLLTTEVIESPESANTLLRWYTYRWLIEEYQKSSRAFSHRNFNFFSNSSVKSPFIIEKRGFIKRNNWMGN, from the coding sequence ATTAAGAGCGGAAAAAAGGTTAATCGAGCTAAAGTATTTGAAAAAAAAGAATCTTATAAATGGGTAGAAGCTATCCAAAAAGTTTCGAGTATTTTTCAAGAAGTATCGGAAGTTGAACAACCCAAAGTCATTCATATATTTGACAGAGAAGGCGATATTGCCGAGGTTTTTGCCGAGGTGCAAAGAGCCGAAAAATGTGGTTTTTTAGTCAGAGCGGCTCATAATCGAAGTCTTAATGAGGAAGAAAATTATTTGTGGAAGTATGTACAAAACCAACCCGTTTCATTTGAACGAGAAATTTCCTTAACTAACAATCATAAAAGAAAGAAAAGAATTGCTCACTTAGAAGTAAGATTTTGTCAGGTAAAACTCCGTTCTCCACAAAGACTAAAAGAAACTAATGGTTTTAAGATTTATGCAGTTTATGCTAAAGAAATTAATCCTCTCGATGGAGAAGAACCCATAAATTGGATGTTACTAACAACTGAAGTTATTGAAAGCCCTGAGTCGGCTAATACGCTTTTACGTTGGTATACCTATCGATGGTTGATTGAGGAATATCAGAAATCATCCAGAGCGTTCAGCCACCGAAATTTTAACTTTTTCTCAAATTCAAGTGTTAAAAGCCCTTTCATCATCGAAAAAAGAGGATTTATCAAAAGAAACAATTGGATGGGCAATTGA
- a CDS encoding IS5-like element ISCysp19 family transposase (programmed frameshift) has protein sequence MKYWQAKNLASTEFKRLTGVKKTFRLMVRTVKNKEQEKKKIGRKPKLIVEDQILMMLQYLREYRTYYHIGKDWKISESSVCRIVHKIENLLIKSRQFRLPGKKELWQSQRQEELVVMDVMESQIERPKKRQKQFYSGKPREHTLKTQLVIQQKTGLIVCLVNGKGKTHDFKLFKNSGVKFGTLMQVIADKGYQGIAKIHQLSETPIKKKKGKKLTQEEKIYNRQLNRLRITVEHINRRLKIFKILSYPYRNRSKRFGLRANLIAGLHNYDLAN, from the exons ATGAAATATTGGCAAGCTAAAAATTTAGCATCAACAGAATTTAAGCGTTTAACAGGGGTA AAAAAAACTTTTAGATTGATGGTTCGCACCGTCAAAAATAAAGAACAAGAAAAAAAGAAAATAGGGAGGAAACCAAAATTAATCGTCGAAGACCAAATTTTGATGATGCTTCAATATTTGAGAGAATATAGAACTTATTATCACATTGGTAAAGATTGGAAAATATCCGAGTCATCTGTCTGTCGTATTGTTCATAAAATTGAAAATTTATTAATAAAATCTCGTCAATTTAGACTGCCTGGAAAGAAAGAATTATGGCAATCTCAGAGGCAAGAAGAACTGGTAGTAATGGATGTCATGGAAAGTCAAATTGAAAGACCTAAAAAGCGTCAAAAACAGTTTTATAGTGGAAAACCAAGAGAACATACTTTAAAAACACAATTAGTAATTCAACAAAAAACTGGTCTAATTGTATGTTTAGTCAACGGAAAAGGAAAAACTCATGATTTTAAGCTCTTTAAAAATAGTGGGGTTAAATTTGGGACATTAATGCAAGTTATTGCTGATAAAGGCTATCAAGGTATAGCTAAAATTCATCAATTAAGTGAAACTCCAATCAAGAAAAAGAAAGGGAAAAAGTTAACCCAAGAAGAGAAAATATATAATCGGCAACTGAATCGATTAAGAATCACTGTCGAGCATATTAATAGACGACTAAAAATCTTCAAAATTCTCTCTTATCCTTATCGAAATCGTAGTAAAAGATTTGGATTAAGAGCCAACTTAATAGCTGGACTTCATAACTACGATTTGGCTAATTAA
- a CDS encoding toll/interleukin-1 receptor domain-containing protein yields MKIFISWSKQPSQDIAVYLRDWLQDLFENINPFVSSEDIDKGKRWNERLSEELKDTNFGLICVTKDNQTSPWLNFEAGALSKLPASNVCTLLFGLSANELTGPLEQFQSTKYDQKDYKRLILTINKIYPNPLPEDRLTRKFEIFWPQLTEKLDPLLQTLNKTVFWIHEQAELNTDTENAALKTEISNLTAKTYNIDQLPNATEPCNLIIYVYSQSNQSTEKLKQVITFVKSLPQPTPLVIYTPLNRRLNDEEFQLSSPYKLANKTDTLIQRCKESLN; encoded by the coding sequence ATGAAAATATTCATCAGTTGGTCAAAACAACCAAGCCAAGACATAGCAGTCTATTTACGAGATTGGCTACAAGACCTTTTTGAAAACATAAACCCCTTTGTCTCATCAGAAGATATTGACAAGGGAAAGCGATGGAATGAACGACTATCCGAAGAACTTAAAGATACAAACTTTGGGCTAATTTGTGTTACCAAAGACAATCAAACATCCCCTTGGTTAAACTTTGAAGCCGGTGCATTATCCAAACTTCCCGCCAGTAACGTATGTACTTTACTCTTTGGACTGAGTGCCAATGAACTCACAGGCCCATTAGAACAGTTTCAATCTACTAAATATGACCAAAAAGATTATAAACGCCTGATTCTTACTATTAATAAAATTTATCCTAATCCCCTTCCCGAAGACCGCTTAACCCGAAAATTTGAAATATTTTGGCCGCAACTAACCGAAAAACTAGATCCCCTACTCCAGACCTTAAATAAAACCGTATTTTGGATACACGAACAAGCCGAACTCAATACAGACACAGAAAATGCTGCACTCAAAACCGAAATATCTAACCTAACAGCAAAAACCTATAACATAGACCAATTACCCAACGCCACAGAACCTTGTAACTTAATTATTTATGTCTACAGTCAATCGAATCAATCAACGGAAAAATTAAAACAAGTCATTACCTTTGTGAAATCCTTACCCCAACCCACCCCTTTAGTCATATATACCCCATTAAATCGGCGTTTAAACGATGAGGAATTTCAACTATCATCTCCCTATAAACTCGCCAATAAAACAGATACATTAATACAAAGATGTAAAGAAAGCTTAAATTAA
- a CDS encoding IS630 family transposase → MLAKNWELQEKKTYGYQERNEIEREAFREKVILIEKKKRVYLDEAGFDNRDDYPYGYSPKGERCYDLKCGKKRERVSWIGALKEGKILAPLTFEGCCNRDLFEAWLSQSLVPQLEPGDIIILDNATFHKGETIREIVEEAGCELWYLPAYSPDLNKIENWWSVLKTWMKQMLPEFETVRECVDAAFKKCPNVFA, encoded by the coding sequence ATACTTGCAAAAAACTGGGAATTACAAGAAAAAAAAACTTACGGATATCAGGAAAGAAATGAAATAGAACGAGAAGCTTTCCGAGAAAAAGTTATTTTAATTGAGAAAAAGAAAAGAGTTTATTTAGATGAAGCGGGGTTTGATAATAGAGATGATTATCCTTATGGCTATAGCCCTAAAGGAGAAAGATGCTACGATTTAAAATGTGGGAAAAAACGAGAAAGAGTCAGTTGGATTGGTGCTTTAAAAGAAGGAAAAATTTTGGCTCCTTTAACCTTTGAAGGTTGTTGTAATAGAGATTTATTTGAAGCCTGGTTATCTCAAAGTTTGGTTCCTCAATTGGAACCAGGTGACATCATTATTTTGGATAATGCCACATTTCATAAAGGAGAAACCATCAGAGAAATTGTAGAAGAAGCTGGTTGTGAACTATGGTATCTACCAGCTTACTCTCCAGATTTAAATAAAATTGAGAATTGGTGGTCTGTTTTAAAAACTTGGATGAAACAAATGTTACCCGAATTTGAAACAGTTAGAGAATGTGTCGATGCTGCCTTCAAAAAATGTCCTAACGTTTTTGCGTAG
- a CDS encoding YciI family protein yields the protein MPKLFAVVVATVAEYYEYKKEHPEHDLAQLAWFEEQAKKGVLLCCGPFVPPDGTGIWIIEAETIEEAKAIVDTSPRAKDGMLSPAARVVEWNIHIGRDLFIKE from the coding sequence ATGCCTAAACTTTTTGCTGTTGTTGTTGCTACTGTAGCTGAATATTACGAATATAAAAAGGAACATCCAGAGCATGATCTGGCACAATTAGCATGGTTTGAAGAACAAGCTAAGAAAGGGGTTCTCCTGTGCTGTGGGCCGTTTGTTCCTCCCGACGGTACAGGAATTTGGATCATTGAGGCAGAAACGATAGAAGAAGCGAAAGCGATTGTTGATACCAGTCCTAGAGCAAAAGATGGAATGTTATCTCCTGCGGCAAGGGTGGTAGAGTGGAATATTCATATTGGGCGTGATCTCTTTATTAAAGAATAA
- a CDS encoding class I SAM-dependent methyltransferase — protein MLLLRDISSTAIKECLRRFESSRVCYEVADLLAPPSKWLAAFDFVFESYTLQVLPPELRFAATSNLRNFVAPSGQLLVIARGREELEPPGEMPYPLTKGELNLFENLGLTTELFEDYFDDEIPPVRRFRVLYSVSESR, from the coding sequence ATGTTGTTGCTGCGCGATATTTCGTCAACCGCAATTAAGGAATGTTTGCGGCGTTTCGAGTCTTCTAGGGTATGCTATGAAGTAGCCGATTTGCTCGCTCCTCCTTCTAAATGGTTAGCAGCTTTTGACTTTGTTTTTGAGTCTTATACGCTTCAAGTTTTGCCGCCTGAGTTACGTTTTGCCGCTACCTCTAATCTGAGAAATTTTGTTGCCCCATCGGGTCAATTATTGGTCATTGCAAGAGGTAGAGAAGAATTAGAACCTCCTGGGGAGATGCCTTATCCACTGACTAAGGGGGAATTAAATCTCTTTGAGAATTTAGGTTTAACAACTGAATTATTTGAAGATTATTTTGATGATGAAATTCCCCCTGTCCGAAGATTTCGAGTTTTGTATTCTGTTTCGGAGAGTCGCTAA
- a CDS encoding RAMP superfamily CRISPR-associated protein: protein MPGSSIRGRFRSETYLEHGEIAANEWYGNESETTESKVKFEYASIVWLPVFCPGQPVVWVSCPRLLKCYQRIIGVSATIPKPYTGSRTLQPLTVEGKPMLFFNFGFLGVEKTDALTPWFPDGEELPAVVVADDEIAMIHDMALYRQSRVRLEKDQKKVDTGGFFNTEALPEGTILIFVMAFKSRMDAKKWKSLNGDGYTEMYLGGLESIGFGHCKIVLH, encoded by the coding sequence ATCCCCGGTAGTTCTATTCGTGGCCGTTTTCGGTCGGAAACTTATCTAGAACATGGAGAAATTGCCGCTAATGAGTGGTATGGCAATGAATCAGAAACCACTGAATCAAAAGTAAAATTTGAATATGCTTCTATCGTTTGGTTGCCGGTCTTTTGTCCGGGTCAACCGGTCGTCTGGGTGAGTTGTCCTCGTCTCCTTAAGTGCTATCAAAGAATTATAGGAGTTAGCGCAACTATCCCCAAACCTTACACCGGTTCCCGAACCCTCCAACCTTTAACCGTTGAGGGTAAACCGATGTTATTTTTTAATTTTGGCTTTCTTGGCGTTGAGAAAACCGACGCTCTTACCCCCTGGTTTCCTGATGGGGAAGAATTACCGGCTGTGGTTGTGGCGGATGATGAAATTGCTATGATCCATGACATGGCCCTCTATCGCCAAAGTCGTGTCCGCTTGGAAAAAGACCAGAAAAAAGTCGATACTGGGGGATTTTTTAATACTGAAGCTTTACCAGAAGGGACGATTTTAATCTTTGTGATGGCTTTTAAATCACGCATGGATGCAAAAAAATGGAAATCTTTAAACGGGGATGGTTACACCGAGATGTATTTAGGCGGCTTAGAATCTATTGGTTTTGGTCACTGCAAAATTGTTTTACACTGA
- a CDS encoding helix-turn-helix domain-containing protein, with translation MPAPYSYDLRQKAVKAVKRGHKKVNVCRLFKISRNTLDLWLKREKETGEYAAIANKQGRHSKIEDEEKFKSFVKENKGKTQKRMAELWGNNITQQNISYTCKKLGITRKKNLRISGKK, from the coding sequence ATGCCAGCACCTTATAGCTATGATTTACGGCAAAAAGCAGTTAAAGCCGTAAAAAGAGGGCATAAAAAAGTAAATGTCTGTCGTTTATTTAAAATTAGTCGTAATACTTTAGATTTATGGTTAAAAAGAGAAAAAGAAACAGGAGAATACGCAGCGATCGCTAATAAACAGGGAAGACATAGTAAAATTGAAGATGAAGAAAAGTTTAAAAGTTTTGTCAAAGAAAATAAAGGTAAAACTCAAAAGCGAATGGCTGAACTATGGGGCAATAACATCACTCAACAGAATATTAGTTATACTTGCAAAAAACTGGGAATTACAAGAAAAAAAAACTTACGGATATCAGGAAAGAAATGA